The Brachyspira aalborgi genome has a segment encoding these proteins:
- a CDS encoding helix-turn-helix domain-containing protein — protein sequence METVGEILKNAREKKGLTIESLEKKTRIVSRYIEALENNEFDKLPGEIYVKGFIKTISDKLLLDSDKVLERYNLQINEDRFEEDLYKSDKNAKPTKKEKESKTKKEKKIEDSAISSSEATNIEIKKAAISNVNEEFNKVKPKIRSNISNAESDLLATTRRDLDRLRSRRKSFPIVPIIVVLAILVILLVIFVSFSGIIGRKNNNDNRKNEVEIVRNIVNNSVSRQNVKSGDIINFKPLGISANIKFNSIGNAIHLNINGQDLTLSKGSPIILDLSGNGIDDFKISVIEIYDNLATVEMEKLEENQMINAGIVYSNNNFSNNIQNTTAIASNFQVIDGDTYIMRNVEKEDIKIEITAKQFVYVRYFIDSGAPATQNLLSGKTINLTASDVIMLTIGNAGEVIVKVNGNIVNVGEAGETVNKTIKWIKDIGDSTKYNLIMSDTR from the coding sequence ATGGAAACTGTAGGTGAAATATTAAAAAATGCCCGTGAAAAAAAAGGACTTACTATAGAGTCGCTTGAGAAAAAGACTCGCATAGTATCAAGATATATAGAAGCTTTAGAAAACAACGAATTTGATAAATTGCCAGGCGAAATATATGTAAAAGGTTTTATTAAAACTATAAGCGATAAATTATTGTTGGACTCCGATAAAGTTTTAGAAAGATATAATTTGCAAATAAACGAAGATAGATTTGAAGAAGATTTATATAAATCCGACAAAAACGCAAAGCCAACAAAAAAAGAGAAAGAATCAAAAACAAAGAAAGAAAAAAAAATTGAAGATAGCGCTATTTCTTCTTCAGAAGCTACAAATATAGAAATAAAAAAAGCCGCTATTTCAAATGTAAACGAAGAATTTAATAAAGTAAAACCAAAAATACGAAGCAATATAAGTAATGCAGAATCCGATTTACTTGCAACAACAAGAAGAGATTTAGACAGATTGAGAAGTAGAAGAAAAAGTTTTCCAATAGTTCCCATTATAGTCGTTCTTGCAATATTGGTTATTTTGCTGGTTATATTTGTATCTTTTAGTGGAATAATAGGAAGAAAAAATAATAACGATAACAGAAAAAACGAAGTTGAAATAGTTAGAAATATAGTTAATAATAGCGTATCGAGACAGAATGTTAAATCGGGAGATATTATAAATTTTAAACCTCTTGGAATATCTGCAAATATTAAATTTAATTCTATAGGAAACGCTATACATTTAAATATTAACGGGCAGGATTTAACTTTATCAAAAGGAAGTCCTATAATATTAGATTTAAGCGGAAACGGAATTGACGATTTTAAGATTAGCGTTATAGAAATTTACGATAATTTAGCTACCGTTGAAATGGAAAAACTTGAAGAAAATCAAATGATAAACGCGGGCATTGTCTATAGCAATAATAATTTTAGTAATAATATTCAAAATACAACCGCTATAGCTTCTAATTTTCAAGTAATTGACGGCGATACTTATATAATGAGAAATGTTGAAAAAGAAGATATTAAAATTGAAATAACTGCAAAACAATTTGTTTATGTTAGATATTTTATAGATTCGGGCGCGCCAGCGACTCAAAATTTATTAAGCGGAAAAACTATAAATTTGACTGCAAGCGATGTTATAATGCTTACTATAGGAAATGCGGGAGAAGTTATAGTTAAAGTTAATGGAAATATTGTAAATGTCGGAGAAGCGGGCGAGACTGTAAATAAAACTATAAAATGGATTAAAGATATTGGCGATTCTACAAAATATAATTTAATTATGTCCGATACGAGATAG
- the rimO gene encoding 30S ribosomal protein S12 methylthiotransferase RimO: MHNIYLQNLGCEKNTVDGEHILAIVKNKGYNIIDNPEEADIIIINTCAFIEDSKKESIDSIFEHSIYKKYGKCKRLIVSGCMSERYKENFLEMFKEVDSAIGIHNLNNILDAIEKDGFHNAEENLSYKEYNERINTGSLHSAYIRISDGCHANCSFCAIPSIRGKHRSRKIEDIVKEVKNYSQNGVKEINLIAQETTYYGYDLYKKLALPNLLKSLSEVEGIEWIRVLYQNPVILTDKIIESFFKIDKVLPYFDIPLQHVDKNILKDMNRGNRGYKFYRNMIDKIRKFDDNAVIRTSFIVGFPGETSESFKKLLKFIKNAKIDRVGVFTYSEEDGTDALLINKTKISKRKKLFLREKLMKTAIEVSEERLSRFIGKTIDVLIEKKEDDKFIGRSIYDAPEVDGYVEVYNGNDNIKAGDIIKVDIKHNTEYDLIGDYIN; this comes from the coding sequence TTGCATAATATATATTTACAAAATTTGGGATGCGAAAAAAATACAGTTGATGGCGAGCATATATTAGCCATAGTTAAAAATAAAGGATATAATATTATAGATAATCCCGAAGAAGCGGATATTATAATAATAAATACTTGCGCTTTTATTGAAGATTCTAAAAAAGAGTCGATTGATTCTATATTCGAGCATTCGATTTATAAAAAATATGGAAAATGCAAAAGGCTTATAGTTTCAGGTTGCATGAGCGAAAGATATAAAGAAAATTTTTTAGAAATGTTCAAAGAAGTCGATTCTGCAATAGGAATTCATAATCTTAATAATATATTGGATGCTATAGAAAAAGACGGATTTCATAACGCTGAAGAAAATCTTTCTTATAAAGAATATAACGAAAGAATAAATACGGGAAGTTTGCATAGCGCATATATAAGAATAAGCGATGGTTGTCATGCGAATTGTAGTTTTTGCGCCATTCCAAGCATAAGAGGAAAACATAGAAGTCGAAAAATTGAAGATATAGTTAAAGAAGTTAAAAATTACTCTCAAAACGGAGTTAAAGAGATTAATTTAATAGCTCAAGAAACAACTTATTATGGATACGATTTATATAAAAAATTGGCTTTACCCAATTTGCTTAAAAGTTTATCGGAAGTAGAAGGAATTGAATGGATAAGAGTTTTATATCAAAATCCCGTTATTTTAACCGACAAAATAATAGAATCTTTTTTTAAAATTGATAAAGTTTTGCCTTATTTCGATATTCCTTTGCAACATGTCGATAAAAATATATTAAAAGATATGAATAGAGGAAACAGAGGATATAAATTTTATAGAAATATGATTGATAAAATTCGTAAGTTTGACGATAATGCCGTTATAAGAACTTCTTTTATAGTCGGATTTCCAGGTGAAACTTCAGAGAGTTTTAAGAAGCTTTTAAAATTTATTAAAAACGCTAAAATCGATAGAGTAGGCGTATTTACATATTCAGAAGAGGACGGAACGGATGCTTTGCTTATAAATAAAACTAAAATTAGCAAACGAAAAAAATTATTTTTGAGAGAAAAATTAATGAAAACGGCGATTGAAGTTTCGGAAGAGAGATTATCAAGATTTATTGGAAAAACTATAGATGTTTTGATTGAAAAAAAAGAAGACGATAAATTTATAGGAAGAAGCATTTATGACGCGCCAGAAGTTGACGGATATGTTGAAGTTTATAACGGAAATGATAATATAAAAGCGGGAGATATTATTAAAGTCGATATAAAACATAATACCGAATACGATTTAATAGGCGATTATATTAATTGA
- the clpX gene encoding ATP-dependent Clp protease ATP-binding subunit ClpX, translating into MKKKINDNEYSSREDAFRVYFDTVTKIVYTLNLISDKNDMTRRLSNNIDRTLGYEEEMISNNEKTINNNNNEVGLLINSLKVDLKKIDSFKKYNFNIERFIEEIDLNTDERFILYCLIVYTIYGDSMSAISVRRILELISIDSDIYINKYNYFENDGKLMSSGILTLSHEPYPSIGLLEVTNTLVTFINSKIVFAFLEKDKYDIISEIINAENINNSVIIDIKTGARKKATKEFNILTPKEIVNELNKTVIGQDEAKKALSVHAYLHCLRINGNKDIPFRSNILMIGPTGVGKTYLVKTLAEILGLPFSRADVTTLTETGYVGDDVEVVLYNLYRKANGDLDKAQYGIVFLDEIDKIAKAEPHQSTTGNPSDKAVQEALLSMMNGEDIRVPEFGDRRMMHSSDGIIMNTKNILFIFGGAFIGLEDIIKMRLKGESGLGFGSNAILNKNKLQKNRILSQVDVKDVEKYGMIPEFIGRIPIIVTLNELTKDNLKDILIKTSESPIKKYVDFFNSIGKKLILTDDAINYIVDRASGMDMGARALKSIVETAMVNILFNLDGIKGNSLTLTRDDIEEVFNKKETVISNKEDILKKSNINIAKKDDKNYMA; encoded by the coding sequence ATGAAGAAAAAGATAAACGATAACGAATATTCGAGCAGAGAAGACGCTTTTAGAGTTTATTTCGATACAGTTACAAAAATAGTCTATACTTTAAATCTCATATCCGATAAAAACGATATGACAAGAAGATTATCAAATAATATAGACAGAACTTTAGGCTATGAAGAAGAGATGATTTCAAATAATGAAAAAACTATAAATAATAATAATAACGAAGTCGGATTATTAATTAATTCTTTGAAAGTAGATTTAAAAAAAATAGATTCTTTTAAGAAATATAATTTTAATATAGAGAGATTTATTGAAGAGATTGATTTAAATACTGACGAAAGGTTTATATTATATTGCCTTATAGTTTATACGATTTACGGAGATTCTATGTCGGCAATTTCAGTTAGAAGAATTTTAGAACTTATAAGCATCGACTCCGACATTTATATAAATAAATATAATTATTTTGAAAATGACGGAAAATTAATGTCTTCAGGAATATTGACTCTATCGCATGAACCTTATCCGAGTATAGGTTTGCTTGAAGTAACAAATACTTTAGTGACTTTTATTAACTCTAAAATAGTTTTTGCATTTTTAGAAAAAGATAAATACGATATTATATCTGAAATTATTAACGCGGAAAATATAAATAATTCTGTAATCATAGATATTAAAACGGGAGCGAGAAAAAAAGCGACAAAAGAATTCAATATTTTAACGCCAAAAGAAATTGTAAATGAATTAAATAAAACTGTAATAGGGCAGGACGAAGCTAAAAAAGCTTTATCCGTTCACGCGTATTTGCATTGCTTAAGAATAAACGGAAATAAAGATATTCCTTTTCGCTCGAATATACTTATGATAGGTCCCACTGGAGTCGGTAAAACATATTTGGTAAAAACTTTAGCCGAAATATTGGGGCTTCCATTTTCAAGAGCGGATGTTACCACTCTTACTGAAACGGGGTATGTTGGAGATGATGTCGAAGTAGTTCTTTATAATTTATATAGAAAAGCTAACGGTGATTTAGATAAGGCTCAATACGGTATAGTATTTTTAGACGAAATTGATAAGATAGCTAAGGCGGAGCCTCATCAATCTACTACGGGCAATCCTTCCGATAAAGCGGTTCAGGAGGCTTTACTTTCTATGATGAATGGAGAGGATATAAGAGTTCCCGAGTTTGGAGATAGAAGAATGATGCATTCGAGCGATGGAATTATTATGAATACGAAAAATATATTATTCATATTCGGAGGGGCTTTCATAGGATTGGAAGATATAATAAAAATGAGATTGAAAGGCGAAAGCGGTCTTGGTTTCGGTTCTAACGCTATTTTAAATAAAAATAAATTGCAAAAAAATAGAATATTAAGTCAAGTGGATGTTAAAGATGTGGAAAAATACGGTATGATACCAGAATTCATAGGAAGAATACCTATAATAGTTACTCTTAACGAACTTACTAAAGATAATTTGAAAGATATTTTAATTAAAACTTCAGAATCGCCGATTAAAAAATATGTAGATTTTTTTAATAGCATAGGAAAAAAATTAATATTAACCGATGACGCTATAAATTATATAGTCGATAGAGCTTCGGGAATGGATATGGGAGCGAGAGCATTAAAAAGTATAGTCGAAACGGCAATGGTTAATATATTATTTAATTTGGACGGAATAAAAGGAAATTCTCTAACTTTAACGAGAGACGATATTGAAGAAGTATTTAATAAAAAAGAAACTGTAATTTCAAATAAAGAAGATATATTAAAAAAATCTAATATTAATATTGCGAAAAAAGACGATAAAAACTATATGGCTTGA
- a CDS encoding RNA polymerase sigma factor: protein MEIKEKESLKDYELIEEYKKGNNEALDILLTRYKNYIFNISYRFMHNYEDAMDLTQDVLIRVYKAIGRYEERNYFKGWLYRIISNTAINMYTKAYRRESPYLEKLDIVDDKRYNTEKEYERVYLQGKIYSASMKLKGKQRDVFILRYYENYSYKEIANILNISSDSAKSNYSYALKKMKSLLEKERTLL, encoded by the coding sequence ATGGAAATAAAAGAAAAAGAATCGCTCAAAGATTATGAGTTAATAGAAGAATATAAAAAAGGCAATAATGAAGCTTTAGATATATTATTAACGAGATATAAAAATTATATTTTTAATATATCTTATCGCTTTATGCATAATTATGAAGACGCTATGGATTTAACGCAGGATGTTTTGATTCGCGTTTATAAAGCGATAGGAAGATATGAAGAGCGAAATTATTTTAAGGGTTGGCTATACAGAATAATAAGCAATACGGCTATAAATATGTATACAAAAGCCTATAGAAGAGAATCGCCTTATCTTGAAAAATTAGATATTGTTGACGATAAAAGATATAACACGGAAAAAGAATATGAAAGAGTTTATTTGCAGGGAAAAATTTATAGCGCTTCTATGAAATTGAAAGGAAAGCAAAGGGATGTGTTTATATTGAGATATTATGAAAATTATTCGTATAAGGAAATTGCAAATATACTTAATATTTCAAGCGATTCGGCTAAAAGCAATTATTCTTATGCGCTTAAAAAAATGAAATCTTTATTAGAAAAAGAAAGGACTCTTTTATGA
- a CDS encoding ATP-dependent Clp protease ATP-binding subunit: MWQFHLTRRAKVVIDFYSQEEAKRLNHDQVTPEHVLLGLLREPESIAIKSLRNLKVDLDKLKIELETSMAKSSSNTKLFGQIPTSPRVQRLIAFSAEEAKAFGHNYIGTEHLLLGLLREENGVAYNVLTSLGIELNSLKQEIMKVIGVVGVAATNSNEQAHQDEVVRKVKTPTLDQFARDLTKLAREKALDKVIGRENEVMRVVQILSRRKKNNPILLGEPGVGKTAIVEGLAEKIVETDVPDILLKKRVLTLDLSSVVAGTKYRGEFEERIKNIVMEIKKANNIIIFIDELHTIIGAGGAEGALDAANMLKPALSRGEIQCIGATTINEYKKYIEKDGALVRRFQPVNVEEPNIEDAIEILNGIKPQYEEHHNVKYTNEAINAAVVLSKRYITERYLPDKAIDLIDEAGSRARLINMTRPLELKDIEEEIKKLDEEKQKFAESQNFEEAARLRDEVRSLQDKLSEKQEKWRSERDKIQTLIEEDDIRNVISEITNIPVKRLLNSESKRLIGMEEELHKKVVGQEEAISSISKAIRRSRAGLKSSKRPLGSFIFLGPTGVGKTALAKVLSEFMFGNSEALIRIDMSEFMEKFAVSRLIGAPPGYIGYEEGGGLTEKVRRKPYSLILFDEIEKAHPDVTNILLQVLEEGQLTDNFGRKVDFSNTIIIITSNLGARDIVKGSSLGFNAIGSEKDANDIKNFALEELKQNFNPEFLNRIDDIIVFHTLTKEDLKEIIDIMLKELNESIKERNIIINLTDEAKLYIIDKGFDKKYGARSLRRAIQKEIEDYISGEILFGHIDDGDIINVDSHGNSLMFSYIKCAKAEDKELSKS; this comes from the coding sequence ATGTGGCAATTTCATTTAACCAGAAGAGCTAAAGTAGTTATAGATTTTTACTCTCAAGAAGAAGCGAAAAGATTAAATCATGACCAAGTGACTCCCGAGCATGTTTTATTGGGTTTGCTTCGAGAACCTGAATCTATAGCCATAAAATCTTTAAGAAATTTAAAAGTAGATTTGGATAAACTTAAAATAGAATTGGAAACTTCAATGGCTAAATCTTCTTCAAATACGAAATTATTTGGACAAATTCCAACCTCTCCAAGAGTTCAAAGATTAATAGCTTTTTCTGCGGAAGAAGCGAAAGCATTCGGACATAATTATATCGGAACGGAACATTTGCTTTTAGGATTATTGAGAGAAGAAAACGGAGTAGCTTATAATGTTCTTACAAGTTTAGGAATAGAGTTAAATTCTCTAAAACAGGAAATAATGAAAGTAATCGGAGTAGTAGGAGTAGCCGCCACAAATTCAAACGAACAAGCTCATCAAGATGAAGTTGTAAGAAAAGTAAAAACTCCCACTTTAGACCAATTTGCAAGAGACTTGACAAAACTTGCAAGAGAAAAAGCATTAGATAAAGTTATAGGAAGAGAAAACGAAGTAATGCGAGTCGTTCAAATTTTATCAAGAAGAAAGAAAAATAATCCAATACTTTTAGGCGAGCCTGGAGTCGGCAAAACCGCTATAGTCGAAGGATTAGCAGAAAAAATTGTGGAAACCGATGTTCCCGATATTCTTCTTAAAAAGAGAGTTTTAACTTTAGATTTGTCTTCCGTAGTCGCTGGAACAAAATATAGGGGAGAATTTGAAGAGAGAATAAAAAATATAGTTATGGAGATAAAAAAAGCGAATAATATAATAATATTTATAGACGAACTTCATACTATAATCGGAGCTGGCGGTGCGGAAGGCGCTCTGGATGCCGCCAATATGTTAAAACCCGCTCTTTCAAGAGGCGAGATTCAATGTATTGGAGCTACTACAATTAACGAATATAAAAAATATATAGAAAAAGACGGCGCTTTGGTTAGAAGATTTCAGCCTGTTAATGTAGAAGAGCCTAATATCGAAGACGCTATTGAAATATTAAACGGAATTAAACCGCAATATGAAGAACATCATAATGTAAAATATACTAACGAAGCAATAAATGCGGCGGTAGTTTTAAGCAAAAGATATATAACCGAAAGATATTTACCCGATAAAGCTATAGATTTGATAGACGAAGCAGGCTCAAGAGCGAGATTAATTAATATGACAAGACCTCTTGAATTAAAAGATATTGAAGAAGAAATAAAAAAACTTGACGAAGAAAAACAGAAATTTGCAGAAAGCCAAAATTTTGAAGAAGCGGCTCGTTTAAGAGACGAAGTTCGTTCTTTGCAAGATAAACTTTCAGAAAAACAAGAAAAATGGAGGAGCGAAAGAGATAAAATTCAAACATTAATCGAAGAAGACGATATAAGAAATGTAATATCCGAAATAACAAATATTCCCGTAAAAAGATTATTAAATTCCGAAAGCAAAAGATTAATAGGCATGGAAGAAGAATTGCATAAAAAAGTAGTAGGGCAGGAAGAAGCGATTTCTTCAATTTCTAAAGCGATAAGAAGAAGCAGAGCGGGATTAAAATCTTCAAAAAGACCTTTGGGAAGTTTTATATTTTTAGGACCTACGGGAGTCGGTAAAACCGCTTTGGCAAAAGTTTTGTCGGAATTTATGTTTGGAAATAGTGAGGCTTTAATAAGAATAGATATGAGCGAGTTTATGGAAAAATTCGCCGTTAGCAGACTTATAGGAGCGCCTCCAGGATATATAGGTTATGAAGAAGGCGGCGGACTTACCGAAAAAGTGAGAAGAAAACCTTATTCTTTAATATTGTTTGACGAAATAGAAAAAGCTCATCCCGATGTGACGAATATACTTTTGCAAGTTTTGGAAGAAGGACAGCTTACCGATAATTTCGGAAGAAAGGTTGATTTTTCAAATACGATAATTATAATAACGAGTAATCTTGGAGCGAGAGATATTGTTAAAGGAAGTTCTTTAGGATTTAATGCCATAGGAAGCGAAAAAGACGCTAATGATATAAAGAATTTTGCTTTAGAAGAATTGAAACAGAATTTTAATCCCGAGTTCTTAAATAGAATAGACGATATTATAGTTTTTCATACTCTTACGAAAGAAGATTTAAAAGAGATTATAGATATAATGCTTAAAGAATTGAACGAATCGATTAAAGAAAGAAATATAATAATTAATTTAACTGACGAAGCTAAACTTTATATAATCGACAAAGGTTTTGATAAAAAATACGGAGCGAGAAGTTTAAGAAGAGCGATACAGAAAGAGATTGAAGATTATATAAGCGGCGAGATTTTATTCGGACATATAGATGACGGAGATATTATTAATGTCGATAGTCATGGAAATTCTTTAATGTTTTCTTATATTAAGTGCGCTAAAGCAGAAGATAAAGAATTATCGAAAAGTTGA
- a CDS encoding C2H2-type zinc finger protein, with amino-acid sequence MSNFYCEYCGKKFTSIPQLTSSFCPKHPDGFSKGKHKLYEGSEKSQYFCKYCGKKFSSLQPLTASSCPRHPDGFCKGKHAPAL; translated from the coding sequence ATGTCAAATTTTTATTGTGAATATTGCGGGAAAAAGTTTACATCTATACCGCAACTAACAAGTTCGTTTTGTCCTAAACATCCTGACGGTTTTTCTAAAGGAAAGCATAAACTTTACGAAGGAAGCGAAAAGTCTCAATATTTTTGTAAATATTGCGGAAAGAAATTTTCTTCCCTACAACCGCTTACAGCCTCATCATGTCCTCGACATCCAGATGGATTTTGTAAAGGTAAACATGCGCCAGCTTTATAA
- a CDS encoding YkvA family protein → MSEYNNEYNENQPASQGIKPWIPLILALIYTVSPIDLVPDFIPIVGWFEDALLLLVGGLNGIQNGVLEANSSLRTLIKYLKWGLLIIGGIAILIVVLLVVLVFKVVTK, encoded by the coding sequence ATGAGCGAATATAATAACGAATATAACGAAAATCAACCAGCATCTCAAGGAATAAAACCATGGATACCTTTAATTTTGGCTTTAATATATACAGTTTCGCCAATAGATTTAGTTCCCGATTTTATTCCGATTGTCGGATGGTTTGAAGACGCTTTATTGCTTTTGGTAGGAGGACTTAACGGCATTCAAAATGGAGTATTAGAAGCTAACAGTTCATTAAGGACATTAATAAAATATTTAAAGTGGGGGCTTTTAATAATCGGCGGAATTGCAATATTGATTGTAGTTCTTTTGGTAGTGTTGGTATTTAAAGTCGTGACTAAATAA